In a genomic window of Limibacillus sp.:
- the rimP gene encoding ribosome maturation factor RimP — MNDADESLNAAEPPPKTSEGLGAKVEALIRPALEDMGYDIVRILLSGGRRQVLQIMLDRKDGKPIDVEDCASVSRAASAILDVEDPISGGYTLEVSSPGIDRPLTRLSDFARFAGFDARVEMEQAVGGQRRFSGRLLGVEGLEIVIETEEGVQRLPFSGMRKAKLLLTDALIEAAQREAEQEAAGDD, encoded by the coding sequence GTGAACGACGCTGACGAAAGCCTGAACGCGGCGGAACCGCCACCCAAGACCAGCGAAGGTCTTGGCGCCAAGGTCGAGGCGCTGATCCGCCCGGCGCTGGAGGACATGGGCTACGACATCGTCCGTATCCTCCTGAGCGGCGGACGCCGTCAGGTTCTGCAGATCATGCTCGACCGCAAGGACGGCAAGCCGATCGACGTGGAGGATTGCGCCAGCGTCAGCCGCGCGGCCAGCGCGATCCTGGACGTGGAAGACCCGATCTCCGGCGGCTACACGCTGGAGGTCTCCTCGCCGGGCATCGACCGTCCGCTGACTCGCCTCAGCGATTTCGCGCGCTTCGCAGGGTTCGACGCGCGGGTCGAAATGGAACAGGCCGTCGGGGGCCAGCGCCGCTTTTCGGGCAGGCTGCTGGGCGTCGAGGGCCTTGAGATCGTGATCGAGACCGAGGAGGGCGTGCAGCGCTTGCCCTTCTCCGGCATGAGAAAGGCCAAGCTGCTGCTGACCGACGCTTTGATCGAAGCAGCGCAGCGCGAGGCCGAACAGGAAGCTGCCGGGGACGATTGA